In Candidatus Thiodictyon syntrophicum, a genomic segment contains:
- a CDS encoding GNAT family N-acetyltransferase, which yields MFRRLSFERRLADGSAYRIRPSGADDRGLLIRCFESLSPQSRRLRFFNDRRALAPDELDRFCAVDGRDHIAFAAVRIDAAGRELEPLGFARCIRLTPGGEVAEFSIATVDLIQGQGVGAALLSHLIAAARRQGIRRFWFEVLAENAGMRRLAWQLGGEPHWVGDGTLEYDCRLPESRPAAPASVPLRPAAHPVVRALPLGLPAYLDPGVWVEPWIATWRERLGRSAAWPPAANEAIGHGVEAGRPASGRRRRAAA from the coding sequence ATGTTTCGTCGACTCTCTTTCGAGCGGCGCCTGGCCGACGGCTCGGCCTACCGGATCCGGCCTTCCGGTGCGGATGACCGCGGACTGCTGATCCGCTGCTTCGAGTCGCTCTCGCCGCAATCCCGGCGCCTGCGCTTCTTCAACGACCGGCGGGCCCTGGCCCCGGATGAACTGGACCGCTTCTGCGCCGTGGACGGGCGCGACCACATTGCCTTCGCCGCGGTGCGGATCGATGCGGCTGGGCGGGAGTTGGAGCCCCTGGGCTTCGCCCGTTGCATCCGTCTGACCCCCGGGGGCGAGGTGGCCGAGTTCTCGATCGCCACGGTGGACCTGATACAGGGCCAGGGGGTGGGTGCGGCGCTCCTGTCCCATCTGATTGCGGCGGCCCGGCGTCAGGGCATCCGCCGCTTCTGGTTCGAGGTGCTGGCGGAGAACGCCGGCATGCGGCGGCTGGCGTGGCAACTCGGCGGTGAGCCCCACTGGGTGGGCGACGGGACCCTGGAATACGATTGCCGCCTGCCCGAGTCCCGCCCCGCGGCCCCTGCATCCGTGCCGCTGCGACCGGCCGCGCACCCGGTGGTGCGGGCGCTGCCCCTGGGGCTGCCTGCCTATCTGGACCCGGGGGTCTGGGTGGAGCCCTGGATCGCGACCTGGCGGGAACGCCTGGGCCGGTCTGCGGCCTGGCCCCCGGCCGCCAACGAGGCGATCGGTCACGGCGTGGAGGCGGGACGCCCGGCGAGCGGCCGGCGGCGGCGCGCCGCGGCCTGA